One genomic segment of Meiothermus sp. QL-1 includes these proteins:
- a CDS encoding L-lactate dehydrogenase, which yields MKVGIVGTGAVGSSAAYAMVMAGVGSELVLVDLNARLAQAQAEDLLHATPFAHALRVRAGHYEDLVGAAIVVIAAGVNQQPGETRLELLGRNARVFEDVIPKTVAAAPEAVLLIATNPVDIMTQVAQRLSGLPPERVIGSGTILDTARFKALLGEHLGISPFSVHAYVLGEHGDSEVLVWSEARVGGVGLAEFAQQVGRPLGPEVRARIDDGVRRAAYRIIEGKGATYYGIGAGLARLCQAILADERAVFTLSILNPEVEGVPQVALSLPRVLGWGGVVHTLTPTLDPEEHRALRQSAELLKRAAQELGF from the coding sequence GTGAAGGTCGGGATTGTGGGTACAGGAGCGGTGGGCTCGAGCGCGGCCTATGCCATGGTCATGGCCGGGGTGGGGAGCGAGCTGGTGCTGGTGGACCTGAACGCCCGGCTGGCCCAAGCCCAGGCCGAGGACCTCCTGCACGCCACCCCCTTTGCCCACGCCCTCCGGGTGCGGGCAGGGCACTACGAGGACCTGGTGGGGGCGGCCATCGTGGTGATTGCCGCGGGGGTCAACCAGCAGCCGGGGGAGACCCGGCTCGAGCTCCTGGGGCGGAATGCGAGGGTCTTTGAGGACGTAATCCCCAAGACCGTGGCCGCTGCCCCCGAGGCCGTGCTGCTCATCGCCACCAACCCGGTGGACATCATGACCCAGGTGGCCCAGCGCCTTTCGGGTCTGCCGCCTGAGCGGGTAATTGGCTCGGGTACCATCCTCGACACAGCTCGCTTCAAAGCCCTCTTAGGCGAGCATCTGGGCATCTCGCCTTTTTCGGTTCATGCCTACGTTCTGGGCGAGCACGGCGACTCCGAGGTGCTGGTCTGGTCGGAGGCCCGGGTGGGCGGAGTGGGCCTGGCGGAGTTTGCCCAGCAGGTGGGCCGCCCGCTGGGCCCTGAGGTGCGGGCCCGCATCGACGATGGGGTGCGCCGGGCAGCCTACCGCATCATCGAGGGCAAGGGGGCCACCTACTACGGGATTGGGGCCGGGCTGGCCCGGTTGTGCCAGGCCATTTTGGCCGACGAGCGGGCGGTCTTCACGCTTTCCATCCTGAACCCCGAGGTGGAGGGGGTGCCCCAGGTGGCCCTCTCGCTGCCGCGGGTGCTGGGCTGGGGTGGGGTGGTGCACACCCTGACCCCTACGCTGGACCCGGAGGAACATAGGGCCCTGCGCCAAAGCGCGGAGCTGCTCAAGCGAGCGGCGCAAGAACTGGGGTTTTGA
- a CDS encoding amidase family protein has product MANSCGAVLAWLEPPSEPSCGALAGLDFAVKDVFDVAGLPTQAGNPDFGRRWGVPQRDAWAVARLRQAGARLVAKTHTHELAYGVTGLNPHFGTPQNPRVPGGIPGGSSSGSAVAVAAGLVPVALGTDTAGSVRIPASLCGVFAYRPTHGAIPTQGVVPLAPSYDTVGLLAAEPGVMERCARVLLSEALPGVSFERAIILRDALELCTPEAQAAVERVALRLESSGLELEERSLGLLEEAREVQRVLQGAQAWGFHQEWLETAQPRLGEDVRRLFEMASRFTPGEIGRALGEQVRLRAEMGAWFLPGTLVLLPATPGSAPLVSELQEAEAALAFRWRALSLTCYASVLGTPVVSLPAELPGEKPIGVQLVGPWGSDVGLLHLAQRAFGLGPLG; this is encoded by the coding sequence ATGGCCAATTCCTGCGGAGCGGTGTTGGCCTGGTTGGAGCCGCCCTCGGAACCCTCGTGCGGCGCGCTGGCCGGGCTGGACTTCGCGGTCAAGGATGTCTTCGATGTGGCGGGGCTGCCCACCCAGGCGGGCAACCCCGACTTTGGCCGGCGCTGGGGGGTGCCCCAGCGGGATGCCTGGGCAGTGGCGCGGCTCCGGCAAGCGGGGGCTCGGCTTGTGGCCAAAACCCACACCCATGAACTGGCCTATGGGGTCACCGGCCTCAACCCCCACTTCGGCACCCCCCAGAACCCCAGGGTGCCTGGGGGAATCCCCGGGGGCTCCTCTTCGGGGTCGGCGGTAGCGGTGGCGGCAGGGTTGGTACCGGTTGCGCTGGGTACCGATACGGCCGGCTCGGTGCGGATTCCCGCTTCTTTGTGCGGCGTCTTCGCCTACAGGCCCACCCATGGGGCCATACCTACCCAAGGGGTGGTTCCCCTGGCACCGAGCTACGACACGGTAGGCCTGCTGGCTGCCGAGCCTGGGGTGATGGAGCGCTGCGCAAGGGTCTTGCTCTCCGAGGCCTTGCCGGGGGTTTCATTTGAGCGTGCGATTATCCTGCGCGATGCCCTCGAGCTCTGCACGCCAGAGGCCCAGGCTGCCGTAGAGCGGGTGGCCCTGCGGCTGGAGTCCTCAGGCCTGGAGCTTGAAGAGAGGTCCCTTGGCCTGCTAGAAGAGGCGCGGGAGGTTCAACGGGTGTTGCAGGGTGCCCAGGCCTGGGGCTTTCACCAGGAGTGGCTCGAGACGGCGCAGCCCCGCCTGGGCGAGGATGTGCGCAGACTTTTCGAGATGGCCTCGAGGTTTACCCCAGGCGAGATTGGGCGGGCGCTGGGCGAGCAGGTGCGCCTAAGAGCCGAGATGGGTGCCTGGTTTTTGCCCGGTACGCTTGTACTGCTGCCCGCAACCCCTGGTTCAGCCCCATTGGTGAGCGAATTGCAAGAAGCAGAAGCGGCTCTGGCCTTTCGTTGGCGCGCCCTTAGCCTCACCTGTTACGCCAGTGTGCTGGGCACGCCGGTGGTCTCGCTGCCCGCCGAACTTCCAGGTGAAAAGCCCATTGGGGTGCAGCTTGTGGGGCCTTGGGGTAGCGATGTGGGTTTGCTACACCTTGCGCAGAGGGCTTTTGGTTTGGGGCCTCTGGGTTGA
- a CDS encoding phosphoenolpyruvate carboxylase, whose amino-acid sequence MEEALFEELKREVDLLGRALGRAIRTLSGQRIFDLEEKIREHTKALRQSHREQTREELLTLIKGLSLFEAEAVVRAFSTYFHLVNLAEERQRVRVNRERERRSTPGAPRSESFLALVGALKAQGLSYEKTVELLSRLRLHLTFTAHPTETRRRTQRHHIAEIGRLLEEGAADERLEARVALLWGTTELRKTRPTVEDEVKGGLFYTTATLWQTIPRLVEGLERAVEAHYGRRPQLPPPVAFRSWIGGDRDGNPNVTPEVTAWAQQYARELALRQFVADVDGLIRDLSLTDDRVAISRELRLALEETRHLPLPERFQGEPYRRFGMGLRYKLRALLGEQPGPGYSSTQEFVQDLRKMEASLEQLELGGVAQAFVRPLRLNALAFGLELVALDLREESRVLSEAVAELLKTAGVHEHYLALAPEAREALLTQELQTARPLAPVGYRPQGRALQTALEALRHWKARGAHVVSMTHHPSDLLEVFLLAREVGLYRPGKALPFDVVPLFETLADLERAPQVVARLLDNPIFRTHVQGRGGLEVMIGYSDSNKDAGYLAANWALYKAQEAISAEGRRRGVEVYYFHGRGTSTARGGGTAGRAIASLPPGTVGSRMRLTEQGEALADRYAHPELAYRNLEQMLYHLALASARDLFGQTSPLKDEWREAMEKAAQRSTEAYRALLEQPGFFEFYEQLTPIREIGALNIASRPVYRSGRVREIKDLRAIPWVMSWTQVRLLLPGWYGLAEGLLEIPLEERRAMFQGWPFFASTLDGAAIALAKADLGIAQEYLRLVEPSLAERFFPSIARAFTETRRLLEETFQSPLLFNHPVLARQTELRNPYVDPISLVQVELLHRYRKTPLESPERKGIERALMLSILGIAAGLRNAG is encoded by the coding sequence ATGGAAGAGGCCCTTTTCGAGGAGCTCAAGCGGGAAGTGGACCTGCTCGGCAGGGCTTTAGGCCGGGCCATCCGCACCCTGTCGGGCCAGCGGATATTCGATTTGGAGGAAAAAATCCGCGAGCATACCAAAGCGCTGCGGCAAAGCCACCGCGAGCAAACCCGAGAAGAGCTCCTTACGCTCATCAAGGGCCTCTCCCTTTTCGAGGCCGAGGCGGTGGTGCGGGCCTTCTCCACCTACTTCCACCTGGTCAACCTGGCCGAGGAGCGCCAGCGGGTACGGGTCAACCGGGAGCGCGAACGGCGCAGCACCCCAGGGGCTCCGAGGAGTGAGTCCTTCCTGGCCCTGGTGGGGGCCCTCAAGGCCCAGGGCCTCAGCTACGAGAAGACGGTGGAGCTCCTCTCTCGCCTGCGGCTGCACCTGACCTTTACCGCCCATCCCACCGAGACCCGCCGCCGCACCCAGCGCCACCACATCGCCGAAATTGGCCGGCTACTGGAGGAAGGGGCTGCAGACGAACGCCTGGAGGCCCGGGTGGCCCTGCTTTGGGGCACCACAGAGCTGCGCAAAACCCGCCCCACCGTGGAGGACGAGGTCAAGGGGGGGCTCTTCTACACCACCGCCACCCTCTGGCAGACAATTCCCAGGCTGGTGGAGGGGCTGGAGCGGGCAGTGGAGGCCCACTACGGCAGGCGCCCCCAGCTTCCCCCTCCGGTCGCCTTCCGAAGCTGGATTGGCGGCGACCGCGACGGCAACCCCAACGTCACCCCCGAGGTGACCGCCTGGGCCCAGCAGTACGCCCGTGAGCTGGCCCTGCGCCAGTTCGTGGCCGATGTGGACGGCCTCATCCGCGACCTCTCCCTCACCGACGACCGCGTGGCCATAAGCCGCGAGCTGCGGCTAGCCCTGGAGGAAACCCGCCACCTACCGCTGCCCGAGCGTTTCCAGGGCGAGCCCTACCGACGTTTTGGCATGGGGCTGCGCTACAAGCTGCGCGCCTTGCTGGGCGAGCAGCCCGGCCCCGGCTACAGCAGCACCCAGGAGTTCGTCCAGGACCTGCGCAAGATGGAGGCCAGCCTGGAGCAGCTCGAGCTGGGCGGGGTGGCCCAGGCCTTCGTGCGGCCCTTGCGGCTCAACGCCCTGGCTTTCGGGCTCGAGCTGGTGGCCCTCGACCTCCGGGAGGAGTCCCGGGTCCTCTCCGAGGCCGTGGCTGAACTCCTGAAAACCGCAGGGGTGCACGAACACTACCTGGCCCTGGCCCCAGAGGCCCGCGAGGCGCTGCTCACCCAGGAGCTCCAGACCGCCCGGCCGCTGGCCCCGGTGGGCTACCGTCCGCAGGGCCGGGCCCTGCAGACCGCTTTGGAGGCCCTGCGCCACTGGAAGGCCCGGGGGGCCCACGTGGTCTCCATGACCCACCACCCAAGCGATTTGCTCGAGGTCTTCCTCCTGGCCCGCGAGGTGGGCCTCTACCGCCCAGGCAAGGCCCTCCCCTTCGACGTGGTGCCGCTTTTTGAGACCCTGGCCGACCTGGAACGGGCTCCGCAGGTGGTAGCCCGGCTTCTGGACAACCCCATCTTCCGAACCCATGTCCAGGGGCGGGGGGGGCTGGAGGTGATGATTGGCTACTCCGACTCCAACAAGGACGCGGGCTACCTGGCGGCCAACTGGGCGCTTTACAAAGCCCAGGAGGCCATCAGCGCGGAGGGGCGGCGGCGGGGCGTGGAGGTCTACTACTTCCACGGCCGCGGCACCTCCACCGCCCGGGGTGGGGGCACTGCTGGACGGGCCATCGCCAGCCTGCCCCCCGGCACCGTGGGCAGCCGCATGCGCCTGACCGAACAGGGCGAGGCCCTGGCCGACCGCTACGCCCACCCCGAGCTGGCCTACCGCAACCTGGAACAGATGCTCTACCACCTGGCTCTGGCCTCAGCCCGCGACCTCTTCGGCCAGACCAGCCCCCTAAAGGATGAGTGGCGCGAAGCCATGGAAAAGGCCGCCCAGCGCTCCACCGAGGCCTACCGCGCACTGCTGGAGCAGCCAGGGTTTTTCGAGTTCTACGAACAGCTCACCCCTATCCGCGAGATTGGGGCTCTCAACATCGCCAGCCGCCCGGTGTACCGTTCGGGGCGGGTGCGGGAGATCAAGGACCTCAGGGCCATCCCCTGGGTGATGTCCTGGACCCAGGTGCGCCTTTTGCTCCCGGGCTGGTACGGCCTGGCCGAGGGGTTGCTGGAGATTCCCCTCGAAGAGCGGCGGGCCATGTTCCAGGGCTGGCCCTTCTTCGCCAGCACCCTCGATGGCGCGGCCATTGCCCTGGCCAAGGCCGACCTGGGCATCGCCCAGGAATACCTGCGCCTGGTTGAGCCCAGCCTGGCCGAGCGCTTCTTCCCTAGCATCGCCCGGGCTTTCACAGAAACCCGGCGCCTGCTGGAGGAAACCTTCCAGAGCCCTCTCCTCTTCAACCATCCGGTTCTGGCCCGCCAAACTGAGCTGCGCAACCCCTACGTGGACCCCATCTCGCTGGTGCAGGTGGAGCTCCTGCACCGCTACCGCAAAACGCCCCTGGAATCGCCCGAGCGGAAAGGGATAGAGCGGGCCCTGATGCTCTCCATCCTGGGAATTGCAGCCGGCCTGCGAAACGCTGGATGA
- a CDS encoding NUDIX domain-containing protein codes for MQARRYLYRGRILNLALEGNFEIVEHDPAVAVLAEREGRLLFVRQHRPAVGTSTLEIPAGLIHRGETPLEAAQRELAEEAQMGGELEFLNSFYVSPGFCDEKVYLFRARNLRPASGLPDPDEEIAVEWHEPLAVYRAARAGEVQISAPALAGILFYLLEVASIPL; via the coding sequence ATGCAGGCGCGCCGCTACCTTTATCGGGGTCGCATCCTCAACCTGGCGCTGGAAGGCAACTTCGAGATCGTCGAGCACGACCCCGCGGTGGCGGTGCTGGCCGAGCGGGAGGGCAGGCTCCTCTTCGTGCGGCAGCACCGCCCGGCGGTGGGGACGAGCACCCTGGAGATTCCGGCCGGCCTCATCCACCGGGGGGAGACCCCCCTCGAGGCCGCCCAGCGCGAGCTGGCCGAGGAGGCGCAGATGGGCGGGGAGCTGGAGTTTTTGAACAGCTTCTACGTCTCGCCCGGTTTTTGCGATGAGAAGGTCTACCTTTTCCGGGCCCGCAACCTAAGGCCGGCCTCGGGGTTGCCCGATCCGGACGAAGAGATTGCGGTGGAGTGGCACGAGCCTTTGGCGGTCTACCGCGCGGCCCGGGCTGGGGAGGTGCAGATTTCTGCGCCGGCTTTGGCGGGGATTCTCTTCTACCTGCTCGAGGTGGCCTCGATTCCGCTATAG